A region from the Candidatus Binatus sp. genome encodes:
- a CDS encoding type III polyketide synthase translates to MKIASVSSSFPATRYHQSTVTEAFRNYWGKRLENPELFERIHSRTGVQYRHFALPIPEYEQLQNFGRSNRAWMQVAQELGEQALDRALIASGVERSDLDALFVVSVTGIASPSLDARLINRMRLRNDLKRTPIFGLGCVAGATGLTRAADYVRAYPNQTAALLSVELCSLTMQLDDLTMPNFIATGLFGDGAAAAIVVGSERASDRQSGGPTILATRSVFYPDTEEIMGWDITEKGFKLVLSAELSDLIRARLLQDVDGFLGDHGLRRGDIGNWVIHTGGPKILQAIQETLELDDRALELSWDSLARFGNLSSASILLVLEDTISRRRPAAGTLGLMLAMGPGFCSELLLVRW, encoded by the coding sequence ATGAAAATCGCCAGCGTCAGCAGTTCCTTTCCCGCGACCCGCTATCATCAAAGCACCGTCACCGAAGCCTTCCGCAATTATTGGGGCAAGCGCCTCGAGAACCCCGAACTCTTCGAGCGCATCCACTCCCGCACCGGCGTTCAATATCGTCACTTCGCTTTGCCGATTCCCGAGTACGAGCAATTGCAAAACTTCGGTCGCTCGAATCGGGCCTGGATGCAGGTCGCGCAGGAACTTGGCGAACAAGCTCTCGATCGCGCGCTCATCGCAAGCGGCGTCGAGCGTAGCGATCTCGATGCCCTGTTCGTGGTGTCCGTCACCGGTATCGCAAGTCCTTCGCTCGACGCGCGCCTGATCAATCGGATGAGGCTCCGCAACGACCTCAAGCGCACGCCGATCTTTGGCCTTGGATGCGTCGCGGGGGCCACCGGTCTCACTCGCGCCGCCGATTACGTGCGCGCCTATCCCAATCAAACCGCGGCGCTGCTATCCGTCGAACTGTGCTCGCTCACGATGCAACTCGACGACCTCACGATGCCGAACTTTATCGCCACCGGCCTGTTCGGCGACGGTGCCGCAGCCGCGATCGTCGTCGGCAGCGAGCGTGCGTCCGATCGGCAATCCGGCGGACCCACGATTCTCGCGACGCGCTCCGTCTTTTATCCAGACACCGAAGAGATCATGGGATGGGACATCACCGAGAAAGGATTCAAGCTCGTGCTGTCGGCGGAGTTGTCCGACTTGATACGAGCCCGGCTGCTTCAAGATGTCGATGGATTCCTCGGCGACCACGGCCTCCGTCGCGGCGACATCGGCAATTGGGTGATTCACACCGGCGGCCCGAAAATCCTGCAGGCAATCCAGGAAACGCTCGAGCTCGACGATCGAGCGCTGGAACTATCGTGGGACTCGCTCGCGCGCTTCGGCAATCTCTCGTCGGCGTCGATTCTGCTGGTGCTCGAGGACACGATCAGCCGGCGTCGTCCGGCGGCGGGCACGCTCGGCCTGATGCTCGCGATGGGCCCCGGCTTCTGCTCCGAACTGCTCCTGGTCCGCTGGTAG